In one window of uncultured Draconibacterium sp. DNA:
- a CDS encoding AI-2E family transporter: MIQLKGWTRNTLFIVGFLFIIFLVWYFSAIVTYILISVVLSFIGRPLTRWLVKIKYKRFKIPKGLAALATLVSLWIVFISFFRFIIPLLLSEVETLSQIDFTLVLDSIEDPLLNLMHFFSKDTVSIESKNFMDIVTESLGAEIDFSQVSNWFGLVAGTIGELLIGFFSVSFITFFFLKEETMFSTFIILLVPTHLEEKVAHILHSISYLLRRYFIGLLLEVFMVMLLDTIGLTIVGIEFNHAVVIGLFCGMFNVIPYLGPWMGAALGLLIGAALHINLDFMNEVLPTLGWMTVVFISVQVIDNVLFQPLIYSSSVKAHPLEIFLVIMAAGSMAGIIGMILAIPVYTILRVIAAEFFENMKLVRKLTEQLEKEKTEG; encoded by the coding sequence ATGATTCAACTTAAAGGCTGGACACGCAATACACTTTTTATTGTCGGATTTCTGTTTATCATTTTTTTGGTGTGGTATTTCAGCGCCATAGTCACCTACATTCTCATTTCGGTGGTGCTTTCGTTTATAGGCCGCCCGCTAACCCGCTGGCTGGTAAAAATAAAATACAAACGTTTTAAAATTCCCAAAGGTCTGGCAGCTTTAGCTACGCTTGTAAGTTTATGGATCGTTTTTATTTCTTTTTTCAGATTTATTATTCCACTCTTACTCAGCGAAGTAGAAACCCTGTCGCAAATTGATTTTACGCTCGTTCTCGATTCCATTGAAGACCCCCTACTGAATCTCATGCACTTTTTCAGCAAAGACACCGTAAGCATCGAATCGAAGAATTTTATGGATATTGTTACGGAAAGTCTGGGGGCTGAAATTGATTTTTCGCAGGTGTCGAATTGGTTTGGACTGGTTGCCGGAACTATTGGAGAACTTTTAATCGGTTTCTTTTCCGTTTCTTTTATCACCTTTTTCTTTTTGAAAGAAGAAACCATGTTTAGCACCTTCATCATACTACTGGTTCCTACCCATTTAGAAGAAAAAGTTGCCCATATTCTTCATTCTATTTCCTACCTGCTACGACGCTATTTCATCGGCCTTCTTTTAGAAGTTTTTATGGTAATGTTACTCGACACCATTGGCCTTACCATTGTGGGCATCGAATTCAATCACGCGGTAGTAATTGGATTGTTCTGTGGAATGTTCAACGTTATTCCATATCTGGGGCCGTGGATGGGTGCAGCACTCGGCTTACTTATCGGGGCAGCTTTACATATTAATCTCGATTTTATGAACGAAGTTTTACCCACTTTAGGATGGATGACAGTGGTTTTTATTTCTGTTCAGGTAATCGACAACGTTCTTTTTCAGCCACTTATTTATTCCAGCAGTGTTAAAGCACACCCACTTGAGATTTTCCTTGTAATTATGGCCGCCGGAAGTATGGCCGGAATTATCGGAATGATCCTCGCTATTCCTGTTTACACCATTCTCAGGGTAATTGCTGCCGAATTTTTCGAGAACATGAAACTAGTGAGAAAGCTTACCGAACAACTCGAAAAAGAGAAAACTGAAGGCTGA
- a CDS encoding cytochrome c3 family protein, whose amino-acid sequence MREHFFWGGFMKKTQIFISLFAFVTCILLSNNLYADSSESVVTEGHSHEDIKRGERFFKGLLPFDREYSSCVSCHNLNRVDTLNWNPSAMDIAIKYVDKDFESFQASVINPVGIKMEASHANFDISEEDLKTVKVYLDNLSHTGVPPAKPTHYNLILFLFLGLLITWAVVELIFIRKIKLKFIPLIILLGAFGWQVKMIVTDAIKLGRQENYAPDQPIKFSHKVHAGENGIDCMYCHTTVEQSKSAGIPATNLCMNCHILIREGTNSGKFEIAKVVDAAENGHSIEWKRIHNLPDHVYFSHAVHVGSGKLDCMQCHGPVEEMDIMEQHSDLSMGWCVNCHRDTEVDFGNNGYYEHYVKLHEEMKSGAIDSVKAVDIGANDCMRCHY is encoded by the coding sequence ATGAGAGAACACTTCTTTTGGGGAGGTTTCATGAAAAAAACGCAAATTTTCATATCCCTGTTCGCATTTGTTACTTGTATTTTGCTATCCAATAATTTGTATGCCGATTCTTCCGAATCTGTTGTAACTGAAGGGCATTCGCACGAAGACATAAAACGTGGAGAACGTTTTTTCAAAGGATTACTACCCTTCGATCGTGAGTATTCGTCATGTGTATCCTGTCATAATTTAAATCGTGTCGACACGCTAAACTGGAATCCTTCGGCAATGGATATTGCAATAAAATATGTGGATAAGGATTTTGAATCGTTTCAAGCCTCGGTAATAAATCCGGTTGGCATAAAAATGGAAGCTTCGCATGCTAATTTCGATATTTCAGAAGAAGATTTGAAAACCGTAAAAGTTTATTTAGACAATTTGTCGCATACCGGTGTTCCTCCGGCCAAACCAACACATTACAACCTCATTCTGTTTCTGTTTTTAGGGTTGCTGATTACCTGGGCAGTTGTTGAACTGATCTTTATCCGAAAAATAAAACTGAAATTTATTCCTTTAATAATATTACTTGGCGCTTTTGGCTGGCAGGTAAAAATGATAGTTACCGATGCCATTAAATTAGGGCGTCAGGAAAACTATGCTCCCGATCAACCCATTAAATTCTCGCATAAAGTACATGCCGGCGAAAACGGAATCGATTGTATGTATTGCCATACAACGGTCGAGCAAAGTAAATCGGCCGGTATTCCCGCCACTAACCTTTGTATGAACTGCCACATTCTGATTCGTGAAGGAACAAACAGTGGCAAGTTCGAAATTGCCAAAGTGGTGGATGCCGCAGAAAACGGGCACTCAATCGAATGGAAACGAATTCACAATCTTCCAGACCATGTTTATTTCAGTCATGCCGTGCACGTTGGTTCGGGAAAACTCGACTGTATGCAATGCCATGGCCCGGTTGAAGAAATGGATATTATGGAGCAACACAGCGATTTGTCGATGGGCTGGTGTGTAAACTGCCACCGCGACACCGAGGTCGATTTTGGAAATAATGGGTATTACGAACATTACGTGAAACTGCACGAAGAAATGAAATCCGGAGCTATCGACTCGGTAAAAGCAGTTGATATTGGCGCCAATGATTGTATGCGCTGCCACTATTAA